One part of the Leclercia sp. LSNIH1 genome encodes these proteins:
- a CDS encoding replication protein P has protein sequence MERLSEQLANCDRESFRRIAHNMPEAPAERPQVEQTAEIFNSLFSALRAAFPAAMAAFREQSEFNELRRQWVMAFQENGITTMAQVAAGMRIARRQEKPFLPSPGQFVAWCKEGRCLLGFSVDDVMTEYWKWRRLVFRFPTSEQYPWPAPVLYHICIELRRQSTDRQMTESEMRQAAGKVLAGWEERVAAGKPVPPIRRAIAAPAKASGPTPAEMLKAQYAQRKAAGLI, from the coding sequence ATGGAAAGACTATCTGAGCAGCTGGCGAACTGCGATCGCGAAAGCTTTCGCCGCATCGCCCATAACATGCCTGAAGCCCCGGCAGAACGCCCGCAGGTTGAGCAGACGGCTGAAATCTTCAACTCCCTGTTCAGCGCGCTGCGTGCTGCATTTCCGGCAGCAATGGCTGCTTTCCGTGAGCAGAGCGAGTTCAACGAACTGCGCCGCCAGTGGGTGATGGCATTTCAGGAGAACGGGATCACTACCATGGCACAGGTGGCCGCAGGCATGCGGATTGCCCGCCGCCAGGAGAAGCCATTCCTGCCGTCACCCGGTCAGTTTGTTGCCTGGTGCAAAGAGGGGCGCTGCCTGCTCGGGTTCAGCGTTGATGACGTGATGACTGAGTACTGGAAATGGCGCCGCCTGGTCTTCCGGTTCCCGACCAGCGAGCAGTACCCATGGCCAGCACCAGTTCTGTATCACATCTGCATTGAGCTGCGCCGCCAGAGTACCGATCGCCAGATGACCGAGAGCGAGATGCGCCAGGCCGCCGGCAAGGTCCTGGCTGGATGGGAAGAGCGCGTTGCAGCAGGTAAGCCGGTACCGCCGATCCGCCGCGCTATCGCCGCTCCGGCCAAGGCCAGCGGACCCACGCCAGCAGAAATGCTGAAAGCCCAATATGCGCAGCGCAAAGCCGCTGGTCTGATTTAA